In Primulina eburnea isolate SZY01 chromosome 5, ASM2296580v1, whole genome shotgun sequence, a single window of DNA contains:
- the LOC140832580 gene encoding uncharacterized protein yields the protein MARKDKSSKRKSREDDSAIANGGGSEAIPSKVIGDKDGVVVMDDMNEPTMGEKLASLNLAEDGEATNDDFLDISRTKPPTVDSVYILLKQALRADDQALLIDCLRRQDEKIITNSLSLLNPSDVLTLLQSLLSIVGLRGAVLAYALPWLRSLLLLHAASIISQESSLVALNSLYQIIESRTSIFDQALQLSSSLDILYASTVDDGEENINMVTPVIFEDNDDSDNEGSQDSMETESVLNGGEP from the exons ATGGCTAGAAAAGACAAATCTTCGAAAAGGAAATCTAGAGAGGACGATTCAGCTATAGCAAATGGAGGTGGTTCTGAGGCTATTCCTTCTAAAG TTATTGGAGATAAAGATGGTGTGGTGGTGATGGATGACATGAATGAACCAACCATGGGTGAAAAACTCGCGAGCCTCAACTTGGCTGAAGATGGTGAAGCTACTAATGATGATTTTCTAGATATTTCTCGCACAAAGCCACCTACTGTGGATTCAGTTTATATCTTACTCAAGCAAGCACTTCGTGCTGATGATCAAGCACTTCTTATAGATTGCTTAAGAAGACAGGACGAGAAG ATAATTACAAATTCACTGTCGCTGTTGAATCCATCAGATGTCCTTACGCTCCTACAGTCTCTCCTATCGATTGTAGGGTTGAG GGGTGCTGTGTTGGCTTATGCTCTTCCATGGCTCCGAAGTTTACTGCTTCTGCATGCTGCCAGTATAATTTCGCAAGAATCTTCTCTTGTGGCATTAAACTCGTTATATCAG ATTATAGAATCCCGTACCTCAATATTTGATCAGGCTCTTCAACTCTCAAGTAGCTTGGACATTCTTTATGCATCG ACTGTTGATGACGGAGAAGAAAATATCAATATGGTAACACCTGTTATATTCGAGGACAACGATGACAGCGATAATGAAGGATCTCAAGATTCCATGGAAACCGAAAGTGTTCTCAACGGTGGAGAGCCTTAA